In the genome of Girardinichthys multiradiatus isolate DD_20200921_A chromosome 7, DD_fGirMul_XY1, whole genome shotgun sequence, one region contains:
- the LOC124871829 gene encoding olfactory receptor 2K2-like: MNNTPPVVLFSLSGFNATTSYRATLISLTLLCYCLILLVNIALILTILLHQNLHEPMYIILCNLCINELYGTAGFYPKFIYDLLSDSYVIPYSGCLLQIYVIYSYAMVDYSVLALMAYDRYVAICRPLAYHSVMNVQRTVALVCLCWLVPLSCGLLVMCFTSALKLCGSHIDKLYCENWSIVKLSCGSTKANDIVGLTVMAFYLVHVLYIACSYVQLIKSALTSKEGMGKFIQTCVPHLICLLNVTTALLFDLMYSRYGSSSVPQSLRNFMAVQFLIIPPILNPVIYGMILTRIRRTMIRLCSVAY; encoded by the coding sequence ATGAATAATACACCTCCTGTAGTTCTTTTTTCACTGTCAGGCTTCAATGCAACTACCAGCTATAGAGCCACTTTAATCTCTCTTACTCTACTATGTTACTGTCTGATTTTATTGGTAAATATTGCTCTCATTTTAACTATACTGCTCCATCAGAACCTACATGAACCCATGTACATTATTTTGTGTAATCTGTGTATTAATGAACTTTATGGGACTGCAGGCTTTTATCCTAAATTTATTTACGATCTTTTATCTGACAGTTATGTCATACCGTACTCAGGATGCCTTTTACAAATCTATGTGATTTATTCTTATGCAATGGTCGACTACTCTGTTTTGGCGCTGATGGCTTATGACAGATATGTGGCTATTTGCAGACCGCTGGCCTATCACTCTGTGATGAATGTGCAACGGACTGTTGCTTTAGTTTGTTTGTGCTGGCTGGTTCCTCTGAGCTGTGGGCTGCTGGTCATGTGCTTCACATCAGCTCTGAAGTTATGCGGTTCCCACATAGATAAACTTTACTGTGAGAACTGGTCCATTGTTAAACTTTCTTGTGGTTCGACAAAAGCAAACGACATAGTTGGACTTACTGTTATGGCCTTTTATTTAGTCCATGTTCTCTACATCGCCTGCTCGTACGTCCAGCTTATAAAGTCAGCTCTGACCTCCAAAGAGGGCATGGGAAAGTTTATCCAGACATGTGTGCCACATCTCATATGTCTGTTAAACGTCACAACCGCTTTGCTTTTTGACCTCATGTATTCCAGGTACGGATCCTCATCTGTGCCGCAGAGTTTAAGGAACTTCATGGCTGTGCAATTTCTCATAATTCCACCAATTCTGAACCCTGTTATTTATGGGATGATCCTCACCAGAATTAGAAGGACAATGATACGTTTGTGTTCAGTGGCATATTGA